In the genome of Cronobacter malonaticus LMG 23826, one region contains:
- a CDS encoding (S)-acetoin forming diacetyl reductase, with amino-acid sequence MKKVALVTGAGQGIGKAIALRLVKDGFAVAIADYNAETANAVAQEINEQGGSAVAVTVDVSKRDQVFAAVEQTRKALGGFDVIVNNAGIAPSTPIETITEEVIDRVYNINVKGVIWGMQAAIEAFKAEGHGGKIINACSQAGHVGNPELAVYSSSKFAVRGLTQTAARDLAPLGITVNGFCPGIVKTPMWAEIDRQISEAAGKPLGYGTEEFAKRITLGRLSEPEDVAACVSFLAGPDSDYMTGQSLLIDGGMVFS; translated from the coding sequence ATGAAAAAAGTAGCACTGGTGACCGGCGCAGGGCAGGGGATTGGTAAAGCCATCGCCCTTCGACTGGTCAAAGACGGTTTTGCGGTCGCGATTGCCGATTACAACGCTGAAACGGCCAATGCCGTGGCGCAGGAAATTAACGAGCAGGGCGGCAGCGCCGTGGCGGTGACCGTGGATGTCTCGAAACGCGACCAGGTGTTCGCCGCAGTAGAGCAGACCCGTAAAGCGCTCGGCGGCTTCGATGTTATCGTCAACAACGCCGGCATCGCGCCGTCAACGCCGATTGAAACCATCACCGAAGAGGTGATCGACAGGGTCTATAACATTAACGTTAAAGGCGTTATCTGGGGCATGCAGGCGGCGATTGAAGCGTTCAAAGCCGAAGGCCACGGCGGGAAAATCATCAACGCCTGTTCGCAGGCGGGACACGTCGGCAACCCGGAACTGGCGGTTTACAGCTCCAGTAAATTCGCGGTGCGCGGCCTGACCCAGACCGCCGCGCGCGATTTAGCGCCGCTCGGCATCACCGTCAACGGCTTTTGCCCTGGCATTGTGAAAACCCCGATGTGGGCGGAAATCGACCGTCAGATCTCCGAAGCCGCCGGCAAACCGCTCGGCTACGGCACTGAAGAGTTCGCCAAACGCATCACGCTTGGCCGCCTCTCCGAGCCGGAAGATGTCGCCGCCTGCGTCTCGTTCCTGGCAGGCCCGGATTCCGACTACATGACCGGTCAGTCACTGCTGATCGACGGCGGTATGGTATTCAGTTAA
- a CDS encoding DUF943 family protein, producing the protein MTWWVKQRSNLLARYSLKNKSVAIFRNYYTYDFGKGYQTLGQEDRLCSPKSKP; encoded by the coding sequence ATCACATGGTGGGTTAAGCAAAGGTCGAATCTTCTGGCTCGCTATTCGCTGAAAAATAAATCTGTTGCGATTTTCAGAAACTATTATACTTACGATTTCGGCAAAGGTTATCAGACGCTGGGTCAAGAAGATCGTCTCTGCTCACCAAAATCAAAGCCCTGA
- a CDS encoding putative T6SS immunity periplasmic lipoprotein: MKEHLLKFSLVLLAGCAGPGDRLPDIQPGHVEMNGNTPCITYVVKPGDRLSFIEIANHSSAGDSFQKIVREDALYPQQGECLPTLGYHFESGNTYVAYYSVDNPRDERERIIEVTFSTP, from the coding sequence ATGAAAGAACATCTCCTGAAATTTTCATTAGTACTGCTGGCAGGCTGCGCAGGGCCAGGGGATCGTTTACCGGATATCCAGCCGGGTCATGTAGAAATGAACGGCAATACGCCCTGCATCACTTATGTGGTTAAGCCTGGCGATCGTCTCTCATTCATTGAAATCGCTAATCACAGCAGCGCGGGTGACAGTTTTCAAAAAATCGTGCGTGAAGATGCGCTGTATCCGCAGCAGGGCGAGTGTCTGCCGACGCTTGGTTATCATTTCGAAAGCGGCAATACGTATGTGGCGTATTACAGCGTGGATAATCCGCGTGATGAACGAGAACGCATTATTGAAGTAACCTTTTCGACGCCATAA
- a CDS encoding helix-turn-helix transcriptional regulator — MRELRDDTLIDLKFIMADTGFGKTFIYDRIKDGTLPKPQKIHGRSRWLYRDHQAFKNKLISRHNG; from the coding sequence ATGAGAGAACTGCGCGACGACACGCTCATTGACCTGAAATTCATCATGGCTGATACTGGTTTCGGCAAAACCTTCATCTATGACAGAATCAAAGACGGCACCCTGCCAAAACCTCAGAAAATTCACGGCCGGTCACGTTGGCTATATCGTGACCATCAGGCATTCAAAAACAAACTCATCTCCCGCCACAATGGGTAA
- the aqpZ gene encoding aquaporin Z, which produces MLRKSAAEFFGTFWLVFGGCGSAVLAAAYPELGIGFTGVALAFGLTVLTMAYAVGHISGGHFNPAVTLGLWAGGRITFQDVIPYIISQVIGGIAAAGVLYAIASGKPGFDAVASGFAANGYGEHSPDGYSLSAAILTELVLTAFFLLIIHGVTDKNAPAKFAPLAIGLALTLIHLISIPVTNTSVNPARSTAVAIFQGSWALQQLWVFWLVPIVGGVVGGLIYRFLLQGKD; this is translated from the coding sequence ATGTTGAGAAAAAGTGCGGCTGAATTTTTCGGCACATTCTGGCTGGTATTTGGTGGTTGCGGGAGCGCGGTGCTTGCTGCGGCGTATCCTGAACTGGGCATTGGTTTTACAGGGGTTGCGCTGGCGTTTGGTCTGACCGTCCTGACCATGGCGTATGCCGTAGGGCATATTTCCGGCGGTCATTTTAATCCGGCCGTCACGCTGGGTTTATGGGCAGGTGGACGTATTACCTTTCAGGATGTGATTCCTTACATCATTTCCCAGGTCATCGGCGGTATTGCCGCGGCGGGCGTGCTGTATGCCATTGCCAGCGGTAAACCGGGCTTTGACGCTGTTGCAAGCGGTTTTGCCGCCAACGGCTATGGCGAACACTCGCCGGATGGTTACAGCCTTTCGGCAGCTATCCTGACTGAACTGGTGCTGACGGCGTTCTTCCTGCTGATTATCCACGGCGTCACGGATAAAAACGCACCGGCGAAATTTGCGCCGCTGGCGATTGGCCTCGCCCTGACGCTGATTCATCTCATCAGCATTCCTGTCACCAACACGTCGGTGAACCCAGCGCGAAGCACCGCTGTCGCTATTTTCCAGGGCAGCTGGGCTTTACAACAACTGTGGGTTTTCTGGCTCGTACCGATTGTGGGCGGCGTAGTGGGCGGTCTGATTTATCGCTTCCTGTTGCAGGGCAAAGACTGA
- a CDS encoding DUF551 domain-containing protein, with product MDWHDVEKYLYDEALDRGIRCRVLYTAPPATVVPKIDRKAICNKAHWLCARSPGATFYNAAEFALDEVMELLAPPAPVVPEGLRIALSNAGIAAPESDEMLWASQQDYIQMLVTWVKDRKPFKPASVVAEPVSQPYKLPEGWIACSEQMPENGGLYLCYVQDEYEFDISYFCFEYLAAHKKFDSAGLNITHWMPLPAAPGKN from the coding sequence ACTGGCACGACGTTGAAAAATACCTCTACGATGAAGCGCTAGATCGCGGTATCAGATGCCGAGTGCTCTACACCGCACCGCCCGCGACGGTTGTGCCGAAAATCGACCGTAAAGCAATTTGCAACAAAGCCCACTGGCTGTGCGCGCGTTCGCCAGGCGCAACGTTCTACAACGCTGCCGAGTTCGCGTTAGACGAAGTGATGGAGCTGCTCGCGCCGCCTGCGCCGGTTGTGCCTGAGGGCCTGCGAATAGCTTTAAGTAATGCTGGCATCGCAGCGCCGGAGTCTGATGAGATGCTGTGGGCTTCACAGCAAGACTATATCCAGATGTTGGTTACATGGGTGAAAGACAGGAAGCCCTTCAAGCCCGCGTCGGTTGTTGCTGAACCTGTAAGCCAGCCTTACAAGTTGCCGGAGGGCTGGATAGCTTGCAGCGAGCAGATGCCGGAAAATGGAGGTCTTTACTTGTGCTATGTACAGGACGAATACGAGTTCGACATCAGCTATTTCTGCTTTGAGTATCTCGCTGCGCATAAGAAGTTTGATAGCGCTGGACTCAACATAACCCACTGGATGCCTCTACCGGCAGCTCCGGGCAAGAATTGA